From a single Lactococcus allomyrinae genomic region:
- a CDS encoding SGNH/GDSL hydrolase family protein, whose translation MTEQTKSLTLNPQLEAFQNNLLASYAKANKTALKGQILFVGSSLMEILPIEQWETAGKVSFGKYIYNRAVRATTTAFLLAHIDTQIFDLAPSKIFINIGTNDIGFQVPEAEFLANYDEILSQIAEKLPDCEVYVMRYYPINTVDFGSDDEDEQTLFATRSNQAFQAASDKIAKLAEKHDFHFINVNGNLADDNGNLKKELTFDGAHLLPAGYEIVLKNLESYIKA comes from the coding sequence ATGACCGAACAAACAAAATCTCTCACGCTCAACCCACAACTTGAAGCCTTCCAAAACAATCTGCTCGCAAGCTACGCCAAAGCTAACAAGACTGCGCTAAAAGGTCAAATCCTCTTTGTCGGTAGCTCCCTCATGGAGATTCTCCCGATTGAACAATGGGAAACTGCTGGCAAAGTCAGTTTTGGTAAATACATCTACAACCGTGCCGTGCGCGCGACGACGACAGCTTTCTTGTTGGCACATATTGACACACAGATTTTTGATCTTGCACCGAGTAAAATTTTCATCAATATCGGCACAAACGATATCGGATTTCAAGTTCCAGAAGCCGAATTTCTCGCCAATTACGATGAAATACTCAGTCAAATCGCTGAAAAATTACCTGATTGTGAGGTCTATGTCATGCGCTATTATCCGATAAATACGGTTGATTTTGGCAGTGACGATGAGGATGAGCAGACACTTTTTGCCACGCGGAGCAATCAAGCTTTTCAAGCCGCCAGTGATAAAATCGCAAAACTTGCTGAAAAACATGATTTTCACTTCATCAATGTCAACGGAAATCTCGCAGATGATAACGGAAATCTCAAAAAAGAGCTGACCTTTGACGGTGCACATCTGCTGCCAGCAGGCTATGAAATCGTCCTAAAAAATCTTGAGTCTTATATCAAAGCATAA
- a CDS encoding MarR family winged helix-turn-helix transcriptional regulator, which translates to MSEKTNNLLHLFSKLLRNPNVLFALRADKISNQMKNRGNRNGAQGLLVELWNKDGLTNAEIAELLDIKPSSVTAQVKQLEEAEMVERHQDENDKRVSRVFLTDKGRAAKEERAEFHDDLSENIFGSLTDEEQVQLLDLMEKLVANNNPKDEKDYQRMARMFGDPLVENLQNAHDRHVFGNHMRREMQNWQREMQRQGRDMKRANNDMRRAMRDSMPFGEDWKNLGRMMKDSFRKNFGGSDDADFNEHWESFSNEMKNRFGDREGWDGHGFDDGHGYFDHKREDFRSQPGFGKDKNKEPKGPENWDDF; encoded by the coding sequence ATGTCTGAAAAAACAAATAACTTATTACATCTTTTCTCAAAACTTTTACGTAATCCTAATGTTTTATTTGCCTTGCGCGCAGATAAAATTTCTAATCAAATGAAAAATCGCGGTAATCGTAACGGTGCCCAAGGATTACTTGTCGAATTATGGAATAAAGATGGTCTTACCAATGCTGAAATCGCTGAACTCCTTGACATCAAGCCTTCAAGTGTGACTGCCCAGGTTAAACAACTTGAAGAAGCAGAAATGGTTGAGCGCCACCAAGATGAAAATGACAAACGTGTGAGTCGCGTTTTTCTAACTGATAAAGGTCGTGCAGCTAAAGAAGAACGTGCAGAATTTCACGATGACTTATCAGAAAATATTTTTGGTAGTTTGACAGATGAAGAGCAAGTTCAACTCTTAGACCTGATGGAAAAGCTCGTTGCAAACAATAATCCAAAAGATGAAAAAGATTATCAAAGGATGGCACGGATGTTTGGTGATCCACTAGTGGAAAACCTACAGAACGCTCATGACCGTCATGTATTCGGAAATCATATGCGTCGTGAAATGCAAAATTGGCAACGTGAAATGCAACGCCAAGGACGTGATATGAAACGCGCAAATAATGATATGCGCCGTGCAATGCGTGATTCAATGCCATTTGGTGAAGATTGGAAAAATCTTGGCAGGATGATGAAAGATAGCTTCCGTAAAAACTTTGGCGGTAGTGACGATGCTGATTTCAATGAACACTGGGAAAGCTTTTCAAATGAAATGAAAAACCGATTTGGTGATCGTGAGGGATGGGACGGTCACGGATTTGATGATGGTCATGGTTATTTTGACCACAAACGTGAAGATTTCCGCAGTCAACCAGGCTTTGGCAAAGACAAAAATAAAGAACCAAAGGGACCAGAAAACTGGGATGATTTTTAA
- a CDS encoding flavodoxin domain-containing protein: protein MKILIAYAGKTGVTERCAKQLAKECTTATLANLNEKQVSPENFDLIVVGSPVYSHKLEPSVKYFIKDNEKSLQEKQFAVFVTMVEEDTFDKVIAHEIPESLRQRAFAMQQFGGEVNDLTSFGWHDRLVAKAMVKLESKKHPIALRLEALLDFAKILKEKEVKK, encoded by the coding sequence ATGAAAATTCTCATTGCCTACGCTGGAAAAACGGGCGTGACTGAAAGATGCGCGAAGCAACTTGCAAAAGAATGTACGACAGCGACACTTGCCAATCTCAATGAAAAGCAGGTCAGTCCAGAAAACTTTGACCTCATTGTCGTTGGCAGTCCTGTGTATAGTCATAAACTTGAGCCGTCCGTCAAGTATTTTATCAAGGACAACGAGAAAAGTCTGCAAGAAAAACAATTTGCCGTCTTTGTCACGATGGTGGAGGAAGATACTTTTGACAAAGTCATCGCTCATGAAATCCCTGAGTCTTTGCGCCAAAGGGCGTTTGCGATGCAGCAATTCGGAGGCGAAGTCAATGACCTCACAAGCTTTGGCTGGCATGATCGGCTAGTCGCCAAAGCTATGGTAAAGCTGGAAAGCAAAAAACACCCGATTGCGCTTCGATTAGAAGCACTTTTGGACTTTGCCAAAATACTCAAGGAAAAGGAAGTAAAAAAATGA
- a CDS encoding cytochrome ubiquinol oxidase subunit I: MFTIENLARFQFAMTTIFHFFFVPLSVGTVFMTALMETIYVKTGDEKWKKRTKFFGSIMLLSFAVGVVTGIIQEFQFGMNWSEYSRYVGDIFGAPLAVEALLAFFMESTFLGVWMFGWDKLGKKLHNATLWIVFVGTFLSSLWILAANSWMQNPVGYAVRGGRATLISFSALLTNPQTILEFAHVTTGFLLTGGFITAGIACFQILKNREVDMFKPVLRLGLLVALIASVGNFVAGDQQMIEVKNSQPMKFAAAEGVMTTTENPAEWAMVGFYNQADKEEIFGIHVPYMLSILTYHSPSSKNPPIQGVQELNKKLAEKYPEAAKELHGNFVPPINALFWTFRIMAGISMLMILLSALGLFWTRKKKPWLYENRPWLHIYGWFLYAPFIAITSGWLVTELGRYPWTVYGLFTIRDSVSPNVSVGSLIFSNSVYFLLFCFLGSVMIYFTVQRMRKGTEGAETAYVELDPFNKESFSVHDTQDEEETSKENEDKEANK, encoded by the coding sequence ATGTTTACCATTGAAAATCTCGCGCGCTTTCAGTTCGCGATGACGACGATTTTCCACTTTTTCTTTGTGCCTCTCTCAGTAGGGACAGTTTTCATGACAGCACTCATGGAAACAATCTATGTCAAGACTGGCGATGAAAAATGGAAAAAACGAACAAAATTCTTTGGGTCAATTATGCTCTTGTCTTTTGCCGTTGGGGTTGTGACAGGGATTATCCAAGAATTCCAGTTCGGTATGAACTGGTCTGAATATTCTCGTTATGTCGGAGATATTTTTGGAGCACCACTTGCAGTTGAAGCACTTCTCGCATTCTTTATGGAGTCAACCTTCCTTGGAGTTTGGATGTTTGGCTGGGATAAGTTAGGCAAGAAATTGCACAATGCTACACTGTGGATTGTGTTTGTCGGAACTTTCCTTTCATCTCTGTGGATTCTTGCAGCGAACTCTTGGATGCAAAATCCAGTCGGTTATGCCGTAAGAGGTGGACGTGCAACACTGATTAGCTTTAGCGCTTTGCTGACCAATCCTCAGACTATCTTAGAATTCGCCCATGTCACAACAGGATTTCTATTGACAGGTGGATTTATTACTGCGGGTATTGCTTGTTTCCAAATTCTCAAAAATAGAGAAGTGGATATGTTCAAGCCTGTTTTACGCTTAGGTCTCCTTGTGGCTTTGATAGCATCAGTAGGTAATTTTGTTGCTGGTGACCAACAAATGATTGAGGTTAAAAATTCTCAACCGATGAAATTTGCTGCGGCAGAAGGAGTAATGACAACCACTGAAAACCCAGCAGAATGGGCAATGGTCGGATTTTATAATCAAGCAGATAAGGAAGAAATTTTTGGTATCCATGTCCCTTATATGCTATCAATATTGACTTATCATTCTCCATCAAGCAAGAACCCTCCAATTCAAGGTGTTCAAGAGCTTAACAAAAAATTGGCAGAAAAATATCCCGAAGCTGCCAAGGAGTTGCATGGTAACTTTGTTCCGCCAATCAACGCACTTTTCTGGACTTTCCGTATTATGGCTGGTATCTCAATGCTAATGATTCTGTTGTCAGCTTTGGGACTTTTCTGGACACGGAAGAAAAAACCGTGGCTCTATGAAAATCGTCCTTGGTTGCACATCTATGGGTGGTTCCTTTATGCGCCATTTATCGCAATCACATCAGGTTGGCTAGTTACAGAGCTTGGTCGTTATCCTTGGACAGTTTATGGTTTGTTCACGATTCGTGACTCAGTATCTCCAAATGTTTCTGTTGGTTCACTAATTTTCTCAAACTCTGTTTATTTCCTACTCTTCTGCTTCCTTGGAAGTGTAATGATTTACTTTACTGTTCAGCGTATGAGAAAAGGAACAGAAGGTGCAGAAACAGCTTATGTTGAGTTAGATCCGTTTAATAAAGAATCTTTCAGCGTGCATGACACGCAAGATGAAGAGGAAACTTCAAAAGAAAATGAAGACAAGGAGGCTAATAAATAA
- a CDS encoding ABC transporter ATP-binding protein, with product MGSRIEKKAVDKTSTKHFIRLIRAAKPRYLFFIIGILAGIVGTLIQLQVPKMVQPLVNSFSHGVNGGKVAIVIALYIISALISAIAAIVLGIFGESVVKNLRTRVWDKMIHLPVKYFDEVKTGEMSSRLANDTTQVKNLIANSIPQAFTSILLLVGSIVFMLQMQWRLTLAMIIAVPVVMLIMFPIMTFGQKIGRTRQDSLANFQGIASESLSEIRLVKSSNAEKQASEKAEHDVNALYKIGVKEAIFDGLMSPVMMLSMMLMIFGLLAYGIYLISTGVMSLGTLLGMMMYLMNLIGAVPTVATFFTELAKASGSTARLTELLDENQEVLYHGESVDLEGKTLSARHVHFSYDDSEEILHDISFEAKPNSIIAFAGPSGGGKSTIFSLLERFYQPTAGEIVIGHQPIDDISLENWRSQIGFVSQDSAIMAGTIRENLTYGLDGEFTDDELWQVLELAYARKFVENMPDQLNTKVGERGVKISGGQRQRIAIARAFLRNPKILMLDEATASLDSESEAMVQRALDSLMKGRTTLVIAHRLSTIVDADKIYFIEKGEVTGSGKHAELVESHPLYAKYVAEQLTVGE from the coding sequence TTGGGTAGCCGCATCGAGAAAAAAGCGGTTGACAAAACGTCCACTAAACATTTCATCAGATTGATTCGTGCTGCAAAGCCACGCTATCTCTTCTTTATCATCGGCATTTTAGCAGGGATTGTCGGTACGTTAATCCAACTGCAAGTCCCCAAAATGGTGCAACCGCTCGTGAATAGTTTTTCACATGGTGTAAATGGAGGGAAAGTGGCGATTGTCATCGCGCTTTATATCATCTCAGCGCTCATTTCAGCGATTGCAGCGATTGTCCTCGGAATTTTTGGAGAATCAGTCGTGAAAAATCTCAGGACACGTGTCTGGGACAAAATGATTCATCTTCCCGTAAAATATTTTGACGAAGTCAAAACAGGAGAGATGAGCTCTCGACTGGCGAACGATACCACGCAAGTCAAAAATCTAATCGCAAACAGCATTCCCCAAGCTTTCACGTCCATTTTGTTGTTGGTCGGGTCGATTGTTTTCATGCTTCAGATGCAATGGCGTCTGACCTTAGCCATGATTATCGCTGTCCCTGTCGTGATGCTGATTATGTTTCCGATTATGACCTTTGGTCAAAAAATTGGTCGAACAAGACAAGATTCTTTGGCAAATTTTCAAGGCATAGCCAGTGAAAGCTTGTCAGAAATTCGCCTCGTCAAGTCGTCAAATGCCGAAAAGCAAGCTTCTGAAAAAGCAGAACACGATGTCAATGCCCTCTACAAAATAGGTGTCAAAGAAGCCATTTTTGACGGATTGATGTCACCTGTCATGATGTTATCCATGATGTTGATGATTTTTGGATTGCTTGCTTATGGGATTTATCTCATTTCTACCGGCGTCATGAGCCTTGGAACGCTTCTTGGTATGATGATGTACTTGATGAATTTGATTGGTGCGGTGCCAACAGTTGCCACTTTCTTCACAGAGCTTGCGAAAGCTTCGGGCTCAACAGCTCGTTTGACCGAGTTGCTCGATGAAAATCAAGAAGTACTCTACCACGGAGAAAGCGTTGATTTAGAAGGCAAAACGCTCTCAGCACGCCACGTTCATTTTTCTTATGATGATTCAGAAGAAATTCTGCATGATATTAGCTTTGAAGCGAAACCTAACTCGATTATCGCCTTTGCAGGTCCTTCAGGCGGTGGAAAATCAACGATTTTCTCTCTTCTCGAACGTTTTTATCAACCGACAGCAGGAGAGATAGTGATTGGTCATCAGCCTATTGATGATATTTCGCTAGAAAACTGGCGCAGTCAAATTGGGTTTGTGTCGCAAGATAGCGCCATTATGGCAGGCACGATCCGTGAAAATCTGACTTATGGACTTGATGGCGAGTTCACAGATGATGAGTTGTGGCAAGTCCTAGAGCTTGCTTATGCTCGCAAATTTGTCGAAAATATGCCTGACCAGCTCAATACCAAAGTGGGTGAGCGTGGTGTGAAAATTTCTGGTGGACAACGTCAGCGGATTGCCATTGCGCGTGCCTTCCTCAGAAATCCAAAAATTCTCATGCTGGACGAAGCCACAGCCAGCCTCGACTCAGAGTCTGAAGCAATGGTGCAACGTGCGCTGGATAGCTTGATGAAAGGTCGTACAACACTCGTTATCGCCCATAGGCTTTCAACGATTGTCGATGCAGACAAAATCTACTTCATCGAAAAAGGAGAAGTGACTGGCTCAGGGAAACACGCAGAACTTGTCGAAAGCCATCCGCTTTATGCAAAATATGTAGCGGAGCAACTCACAGTTGGAGAATGA
- the cydB gene encoding cytochrome d ubiquinol oxidase subunit II: protein MTGLQLFWFIIVGVLFSGFFFLEGFDYGVGMSAITIAKDKREIEQTIGSIGPVWDLNEVWLLTAGGAMFASFPYWYASLFSGFYLVLFLILVGLIFRGVTFEFRHHAHSEKGKMFWTKTLGVASFAIPFLFGLMFTSMIQGVPMDAHGNVSATFTTYVNPLSVVGGVAVLLLAWLHGLNYLALKTEGDLRARSAKVANILYFVLYAGEVVFAVLLAIFTDFFEKHFVGTLVLLVAIVVLTVVAHLAVRAKKEMTAFIASGLTFVALVALIFQGIFPRVMIATNPAHSILIKNASSTGYTLTAMTIVTLCILPFVLVYIGWTYYVFRKRIKK from the coding sequence ATGACAGGATTACAACTTTTCTGGTTTATCATTGTTGGTGTACTTTTTAGCGGATTTTTCTTCCTTGAAGGCTTCGACTATGGCGTAGGGATGAGCGCAATTACAATAGCAAAAGATAAACGTGAAATCGAGCAAACGATTGGTTCTATTGGACCAGTTTGGGATTTGAATGAAGTATGGCTTTTGACGGCTGGTGGTGCAATGTTTGCGTCATTCCCTTATTGGTATGCCTCACTGTTTTCAGGTTTCTACCTTGTCCTATTTTTGATTTTGGTTGGATTGATTTTCCGTGGAGTAACTTTTGAGTTCCGCCACCATGCTCATTCTGAAAAAGGGAAAATGTTTTGGACAAAAACACTTGGTGTAGCAAGTTTTGCTATTCCATTCCTTTTTGGCTTGATGTTTACAAGTATGATTCAAGGCGTTCCTATGGATGCGCATGGAAATGTATCTGCAACATTTACAACTTATGTGAATCCACTCTCAGTAGTTGGTGGTGTCGCTGTGCTTTTACTTGCTTGGCTTCATGGACTAAATTATCTTGCTTTGAAGACCGAAGGAGATTTACGTGCTCGTAGTGCTAAAGTAGCTAATATTTTGTACTTTGTACTTTATGCGGGTGAAGTCGTCTTTGCTGTATTGCTTGCCATTTTTACAGATTTCTTTGAAAAACATTTTGTCGGGACATTGGTACTCTTGGTAGCTATCGTTGTGCTAACAGTTGTTGCTCATTTGGCTGTACGTGCCAAAAAAGAAATGACAGCATTTATTGCTTCAGGTTTGACTTTTGTTGCATTAGTTGCCTTGATTTTTCAAGGAATTTTCCCACGAGTGATGATTGCAACAAACCCTGCACATAGCATTTTGATTAAAAATGCAAGCTCAACAGGTTATACTTTGACAGCAATGACGATTGTGACTTTGTGTATCTTACCTTTTGTTCTTGTTTATATTGGATGGACTTACTATGTCTTCAGAAAGAGAATCAAAAAATAA
- the cydC gene encoding thiol reductant ABC exporter subunit CydC gives MKFKDILFRNDWISPFLKKYRSGFILAIFLGTATVSMAGLLMFTSGYVISKSATKPENILMIYVPVLFVRIFGIGRPVVHYVERLTSHNWILRITSLLRKKLYLRLEKTAVNLSERYQLGDLLGILNEDIGNLQDLFLRTLFPVLIAGTLSVALVIASGFFSILLALGLALFLGVLIVVLPYLSFKFTVKLDEELKRYRNQLFSHLTDDILGLQDWVLSGRKKDFMTSYLESESSARKIQAKLLAFGRRRNLVLQVVYSALVIYLVFWASGSLNTGDAPNYIAAVSLAAFPLFDAFSPLSDAIVETQRYGDSVKRLNELPDAVEEKRDVEISSVDLSIQNIQFGFEENQKIFDHFSLEVEKGEHIAILGRSGVGKSTLASLVRGDLVPQTGTIRFGGIEPHKAKNVEAKIGVINQSPYLFATSLRSNLTLAKLDATDEEIWEALELVGLRKMVESLPKGLLEPVDEAGTRFSGGERQRLALARILLSDVEMVILDEPTVSLDPITENQLLSLFFERLRDKSIIFITHHLLGVHHMDRVVFLEKGKIKFDGKPAILLESNETFKQLYQLDLGNE, from the coding sequence ATGAAATTTAAAGACATTTTATTCAGAAATGATTGGATTTCTCCATTTCTAAAGAAATACCGTAGTGGCTTTATCTTAGCGATTTTTCTTGGTACAGCGACAGTATCTATGGCAGGACTATTGATGTTTACATCAGGTTATGTCATTTCAAAATCAGCCACAAAACCTGAAAATATTCTGATGATTTACGTTCCAGTACTATTTGTACGTATCTTCGGAATTGGACGGCCCGTTGTGCACTATGTTGAACGTTTGACCTCACACAACTGGATTTTACGAATTACGAGCTTGTTGCGTAAAAAACTTTACCTCAGACTTGAAAAAACAGCGGTCAATCTCTCTGAGCGCTATCAACTTGGTGACTTACTTGGTATCTTAAACGAAGATATTGGTAATTTGCAAGATTTATTCTTGCGGACACTTTTTCCTGTTTTGATTGCAGGAACCTTATCGGTTGCCTTAGTGATTGCGAGCGGCTTTTTCTCCATTCTTCTGGCACTGGGACTTGCCTTATTCTTGGGAGTTTTAATCGTTGTTCTGCCCTATCTCTCATTCAAGTTTACAGTCAAGTTAGACGAAGAACTCAAACGGTATCGCAATCAACTTTTCTCACATTTGACAGATGATATCCTTGGTCTGCAAGATTGGGTACTCTCAGGACGAAAAAAAGATTTCATGACTTCGTATTTAGAATCAGAGTCTTCTGCACGCAAAATACAAGCAAAATTACTTGCCTTTGGTCGTAGACGAAATCTTGTGTTACAAGTTGTTTATAGCGCCTTGGTCATTTACCTTGTTTTTTGGGCATCAGGGAGTTTGAATACGGGGGATGCTCCGAATTATATTGCTGCTGTCAGTCTTGCGGCTTTTCCGTTATTTGATGCTTTTTCCCCTCTATCTGATGCTATTGTAGAAACACAGCGCTATGGTGACTCTGTCAAACGTCTTAATGAACTTCCAGACGCAGTAGAAGAAAAGAGAGATGTCGAAATTTCAAGTGTTGACTTATCTATTCAAAATATCCAATTTGGTTTTGAAGAAAATCAAAAAATATTTGATCACTTTAGTCTTGAAGTTGAAAAAGGAGAACATATCGCTATTTTAGGACGTTCGGGTGTTGGTAAATCAACCCTTGCGAGCCTAGTCAGAGGTGATTTAGTTCCTCAAACTGGAACGATTCGTTTCGGAGGGATTGAACCTCATAAAGCAAAAAATGTTGAAGCTAAAATAGGCGTTATTAATCAATCACCCTATCTTTTTGCTACCAGTCTGCGTTCCAATCTGACATTAGCAAAACTTGATGCTACCGATGAAGAAATTTGGGAAGCACTTGAACTTGTCGGGCTTCGTAAAATGGTTGAAAGTCTACCTAAAGGTCTATTAGAACCAGTAGATGAAGCAGGAACACGATTTTCAGGAGGTGAGCGTCAACGTCTAGCATTAGCAAGAATCCTACTGTCAGACGTAGAAATGGTTATTCTTGATGAACCAACAGTATCTCTTGACCCAATTACAGAGAATCAGCTGTTAAGTCTATTTTTTGAAAGACTTCGGGATAAATCTATCATTTTCATTACGCACCATTTACTTGGAGTGCATCACATGGATAGAGTAGTTTTCCTTGAAAAAGGAAAGATAAAATTCGATGGTAAACCAGCAATATTATTGGAATCCAACGAAACCTTTAAACAACTTTATCAGTTGGATTTAGGAAATGAATAA
- the cydD gene encoding thiol reductant ABC exporter subunit CydD, with protein sequence MIDKSLFNLPGVRKMLPVLGILAVLQATVICGQALFMAEAITKLWQGQNFMMAVPMILGFLACFLSREFINFIRSKALDGLAYHLATKLRSDMLEKFFRLGPSSVADLGSGSSATTVITGIDQVENYIKLVLSKVLNMMIVPILILIPVLFLDWESGLVLIITFPFAIIFMILLGYAAQGRANRQYKTFQFLSNHFLDSLRGISTLKYFGLSKEYAGSIYRTSEEFRRETMGALRMAMLSTFALDFFSSLSVATVALFLGLRLMDGHILLFPALATLIMAPEYFLPLRDFASDYHATLNGKNALEAVNQMLSVEEETLSVLTEPVRWTEDSKLTIADLSKTYETGRGVENVSFSLSGFKKVALVGSSGSGKSTLLSMLAGFLAPTSGKIQLNEQTLTTLTDGKYRESVQFIPQNTYIFSGTLRENLAFYEPSATDEEIFAAAELAGLTALVKSIGLDGKIGSGGRTISGGQAQRVALTRAFLSQSRNILLLDEPTAHLDIETELEIKTNILPLFDHKLVFLATHRLHWLSSMDLVIVLNEGKVEGIGTHEELSKTNPYYQKLLTEMRGSDLKTLPSALTENLSVKKAPDSAVSLLTKETENNTDEI encoded by the coding sequence ATGATTGATAAATCTCTTTTTAACTTGCCTGGAGTGCGTAAGATGCTCCCTGTTTTGGGAATTCTAGCAGTTTTACAGGCAACAGTAATTTGCGGTCAGGCATTATTTATGGCAGAAGCAATTACAAAACTTTGGCAAGGACAAAACTTTATGATGGCAGTCCCAATGATATTGGGATTTTTAGCCTGCTTTTTGAGTCGTGAATTCATTAATTTTATACGTTCAAAAGCGTTAGATGGTCTTGCTTACCATTTAGCAACAAAGCTTCGCAGTGATATGTTGGAAAAATTTTTCCGTTTAGGTCCTTCAAGTGTGGCAGATTTGGGTTCGGGTTCAAGTGCGACAACGGTAATTACGGGGATTGACCAAGTTGAGAACTATATCAAGTTAGTGCTCTCAAAAGTGTTAAACATGATGATTGTGCCCATTCTAATTTTGATTCCCGTTTTATTTTTGGACTGGGAGAGTGGTTTGGTGCTTATCATCACATTTCCATTTGCCATTATTTTCATGATTTTGTTGGGTTATGCTGCACAAGGACGAGCAAACCGTCAATATAAAACTTTTCAATTTTTGTCTAACCATTTTCTTGATTCATTGCGTGGAATTTCCACTCTGAAGTATTTTGGGTTATCAAAAGAGTACGCTGGTTCAATTTACCGTACGTCAGAAGAATTTCGCCGTGAAACGATGGGAGCATTGCGAATGGCAATGTTATCGACTTTTGCGCTTGATTTTTTCTCTAGCTTGTCGGTAGCAACAGTGGCACTTTTTCTTGGTTTACGACTTATGGATGGTCATATTTTGCTGTTCCCAGCTTTAGCAACTTTGATTATGGCACCAGAATATTTCTTACCTTTGCGCGACTTCGCGAGTGATTACCATGCCACGCTCAATGGGAAAAATGCCCTTGAAGCAGTCAATCAAATGCTGTCAGTAGAAGAAGAAACGCTGTCAGTACTGACAGAACCTGTCAGGTGGACGGAGGACTCCAAACTTACTATTGCAGACTTGTCAAAAACTTATGAAACAGGGCGAGGTGTAGAAAATGTATCATTCTCACTTTCAGGCTTTAAAAAAGTTGCCCTTGTTGGTAGCTCTGGCTCAGGAAAATCCACTCTGCTCTCCATGTTGGCGGGATTTCTTGCACCGACATCAGGAAAAATACAGCTCAATGAGCAAACGCTGACAACACTCACTGACGGAAAATATCGCGAATCCGTCCAGTTTATCCCGCAAAACACTTACATTTTCTCAGGAACATTGCGAGAAAATTTAGCCTTTTATGAGCCGTCAGCAACTGATGAAGAAATATTTGCAGCAGCAGAGCTTGCAGGATTGACAGCGCTTGTAAAATCAATAGGTCTTGATGGGAAAATTGGTTCAGGAGGGCGTACTATTTCTGGCGGTCAAGCACAACGTGTCGCACTGACAAGGGCATTCTTGAGCCAATCAAGAAATATTTTGCTCTTAGACGAACCTACAGCTCATCTTGACATTGAAACTGAGCTGGAAATCAAGACAAATATTTTACCACTATTTGATCATAAACTTGTTTTCCTAGCAACACACCGCCTGCATTGGCTGTCATCAATGGATTTGGTTATTGTCCTCAATGAAGGAAAAGTAGAAGGTATCGGCACCCACGAAGAACTTTCAAAAACTAATCCTTATTACCAAAAATTACTGACAGAAATGCGTGGAAGCGATCTAAAAACATTACCATCAGCACTGACAGAAAATCTGTCAGTAAAAAAAGCACCTGACAGCGCTGTCAGCTTACTGACAAAAGAAACGGAGAATAATACTGATGAAATTTAA